In Populus alba chromosome 1, ASM523922v2, whole genome shotgun sequence, a single window of DNA contains:
- the LOC118041978 gene encoding nuclear transport factor 2B, which yields MDPDQVAKAFVEHYYSTFDANRAGLANLYQDGSMLTFEGQKTQGSQNIVAKLIALPFQQCKHLITTVDCQPSGPAGGMLVFVSGNLQLAGEQHALKFSQMFHLMPTPQGSFYVFNDIFRLNYA from the exons ATGGATCCAGACCAAGTAGCAAAGGCTTTTGTTGAGCACTACTATTCTACGTTCGATGCGAACAGAGCTGGATTAGCGAATCTGTATCAAGACGGTTCCATGCTTACTTTTGAAGGTCAAAAGACGCAGGGATCCCAAAATATCGTTGCTAAACTTATTGCTCTCCCTTTCCAGCAGTGCAAGCATCTCATCACCACCGTTGATTGCCAGCCTTCTGGTCCTGCTGGTGGTATGCTTGTTTTTGTCTCCGGTAATCTCCAGCTCGCCGGCGAACAGCACGCTCTCAAGTTCAGCCAg ATGTTCCATTTAATGCCAACTCCACAGGGAAGCTTTTACGTGTTCAATGACATATTCAGGTTGAACTATGCTTGA